One Echeneis naucrates chromosome 1, fEcheNa1.1, whole genome shotgun sequence DNA segment encodes these proteins:
- the arhgap19 gene encoding rho GTPase-activating protein 19, which translates to MAAGKDVGENTENRRDTGSSVVISHEESTGSSRAGRPPVIFNPDFFVEKLRHECPDVFLELVLSNITRLIDLPGAEFSQLLGEEGPKTPTGGNGGFFRSFNFLKRKEKGVVFGSSLTESCIAQIYQLIEYLSKNLHVEGLFRVPGNSVRQQTLKELLNSGADVHLESGDFHPNDVATLLKTFLGELPEPLLTHRHFHAHLKIADMTLFDDQGNKTEIPNKERQIEALQLLFLLLPQANRSLLKLLLDLLYHTAKQQDKNKMSAFNLALMFAPHVLWPRHMTAGDLKDNLKKLNSTMAFLIKHSQKLFRAPVYLREYARVHFTGTKVLQTKDDLELLAASSSPAQRTVLPLKRAAVLGPAAPDQCQSPAQQYTEEALKELFRHVHHNMPDSAKKKKLVRQLVKQTTSGTPTNEHQQGPPAPSKKHPRSRSFGGLIKRKARGEQLTAERRVRHISPEAVSRAERKPGKENVILRGVNSPLTGPLMGKAGLVVRNPDFSFTDGKALRVSKV; encoded by the exons ATGGCGGCCGGGAAAGATGTcggtgaaaacactgaaaatagaAG AGATACAGGAAGCAGTGTGGTGATCAGTCATGAAGAATCCACAGGGAGCTCTCGTGCAGGCCGACCACCAGTCATCTTCAATCCAGACTTTTTCGTGGAGAAACTCCGCCATGAGTGTCCCGACGTTTTCCTGGAGCTGGTACTTAGTAACATCACTCGCCTGATCGATCTCCCTGGGGCTGAGTTTTCTCAGCTGCTCGGCGAGGAGGGCCCGAAGACCCCAACGGGTGGAAATGGAGGTTTCTTTCGTTCCTTCAACTTCCTCAAGCGCAAAG aAAAAGGTGTTGTTTTTGGATCCTCATTGACAGAAAGCTGCATCGCACAGATCTACCAGCTCATTGAATACCTCAGCAAAA ATCTGCATGTGGAGGGTCTGTTTCGGGTGCCGGGGAACAGTGTTCGGCAGCAGACTCTGAAAGAGCTCCTCAACAGTGGGGCTGATGTCCACCTTGAGTCTGGAGACTTTCACCCCAATGACGTGGCCACGCTGCTCAAGACTTTCCTGGGAGAGCTGCCCGAGCCgttactcacacacagacacttccATGCACACCTGAAGATAGCTG ATATGACTCTGTTTGATGATCAAGGCAACAAAACGGAAATACCCAACAAGGAGCGTCAAATCGAGGCCCTGCAGCTGCTCTTCCTGCTGTTACCCCAGGCCAACCGGTCCCTGCTCAAACTGCTGCTGGACCTGCTCTACCACACCGCCAAGCAGCAGGACAAGAACAAGATGTCCGCCTTCAACCTGGCACTCATGTTTGCCCCGCATGTCCTCTGGCCCAGACAT ATGACAGCTGGTGACCTGAAAGACAACCTGAAGAAACTGAATAGTACCATGGCCTTCCTCATCAAACACTCACAGAAACTCTTCAGG GCTCCAGTCTACCTGCGGGAATATGCCCGTGTCCACTTTACTGGGACCAAGGTTCTTCAGACTAAG gacGATCTGGAGCTGCTGGCAGCGAGCAGCTCTCCTGCTCAGCGGACTGTGTTGCCCCTGAAGAGGGCGGCCGTTCTGGGTCCCGCTGCTCCGGATCAGTGCCAATCTCCTGCTCAACAGTACACAGAGGAGGCCCTGAAAGAACTCTTCAGACACGTCCACCACAACATGCCGGACTCcgccaagaaaaagaaactcgTCCGACAG TTAGTCAAACAAACGACCTCCGGCACGCCTACCAATGAGCACCAACAGGGCCCCCCAGCGCCCAGCAAGAAACATCCCCGCTCACGGTCCTTCGGCGGCCTCATTAAG CGTAAAGCTCGCGGGGAGCAGCTGACGGCAGAGCGGCGGGTCAGACACATCTCTCCAGAGGCTGTGAGTagagcagaaaggaaacctgggAAAGAGAACGTCATTCTTCGAGGG gtgaaCAGCCCGTTGACTGGTCCTCTGATGGGGAAGGCGGGGCTTGTAGTAAGGAATCCAGATTTTTCTTTTACGGACGGAAAAGCTCTGAGGGTTTCCAAGGTATGA
- the LOC115041103 gene encoding rho-related GTP-binding protein RhoU-like isoform X1, protein MLPEETGRQKPRRVSDPVLGGDCPPVPPRRLKNRDFPLSAKRRRSGSAPERRVNCVLVGDGAVGKTSLIVSYTTNGYPTEYVPTAFDNFTVMVVVDGKPVRLQLCDMAGQKWGLADEPINDELERLRPLCYKNADVFLLCYSVVRPCSFRNLIDRWVPDIRQHCPGAPLVLVGTQVDLKEDVQVLINLAKNQERPVDTEEGQRLAQEVGAVGFAECSALTQKNLKDAFDSAILASIHLTDSCSVQQQRLTLKRKTPDKIKSLSETWWRKINCLMGEQNCEFK, encoded by the exons ATGCTCCCCGAGGAGACGGGGAGGCAGAAGCCCCGCCGGGTGTCGGACCCGGTGCTCGGAGGAGACTGTCCCCCGGTCCCGCCGCGGCGCCTGAAGAACCGGGACTTTCCTCTGAGCGCGAAGCGCCGGCGGTCCGGATCCGCGCCGGAGCGCCGGGTGAACTGCGTCCTGGTCGGGGACGGGGCTGTGGGGAAGACCAGCCTGATTGTCAGCTACACCACCAACGGATACCCGACGGAGTACGTCCCCACCGCGTTCGACAACTTCACCG tgatggtggtggtggacgGGAAACCGGtgaggctgcagctgtgtgACATGGCCGGACAG AAATGGGGGCTGGCTGATGAACCAATCAAT GACGAGCTGGAGCGCCTGCGGCCGCTCTGCTATAAGAACGCAGACGTCTTCCTGCTCTGCTACAGCGTGGTACGGCCCTGCTCTTTCCGGAACCTGATTGACAGGTGGGTCCCTGATATCCGGCAGCACTGTCCCGGCGCTCCTCTGGTCCTGGTTGGCACCCAAGTGGACCTGAAGGAGGACGTCCAGGTGCTGATCAACCTGGCGAAGAACCAGGAGCGGCCGGTGGACACCGAGGAGGGCCAGCGGCTCGCCCAGGAGGTCGGGGCGGTGGGCTTTGCGGAGTGCTCCGCGCTCACCCAGAAGAACCTGAAGGATGCGTTTGATTCAGCCATCTTAGCCAGCATCCATCTGACGGACAGCTGCAGCGTCCAGCAGCAGAGGTTGACTCTGAAGAGGAAGACGCCGGACAAAATCAAGAGCCTCTCGGAAACCTGGTGGAGGAAGATCAACTGTCTGATGGGAGAGCAGAACTGTGAATTCAAGTGA
- the LOC115041103 gene encoding rho-related GTP-binding protein RhoU-like isoform X2, with protein sequence MLPEETGRQKPRRVSDPVLGGDCPPVPPRRLKNRDFPLSAKRRRSGSAPERRVNCVLVGDGAVGKTSLIVSYTTNGYPTEYVPTAFDNFTVMVVVDGKPVRLQLCDMAGQDELERLRPLCYKNADVFLLCYSVVRPCSFRNLIDRWVPDIRQHCPGAPLVLVGTQVDLKEDVQVLINLAKNQERPVDTEEGQRLAQEVGAVGFAECSALTQKNLKDAFDSAILASIHLTDSCSVQQQRLTLKRKTPDKIKSLSETWWRKINCLMGEQNCEFK encoded by the exons ATGCTCCCCGAGGAGACGGGGAGGCAGAAGCCCCGCCGGGTGTCGGACCCGGTGCTCGGAGGAGACTGTCCCCCGGTCCCGCCGCGGCGCCTGAAGAACCGGGACTTTCCTCTGAGCGCGAAGCGCCGGCGGTCCGGATCCGCGCCGGAGCGCCGGGTGAACTGCGTCCTGGTCGGGGACGGGGCTGTGGGGAAGACCAGCCTGATTGTCAGCTACACCACCAACGGATACCCGACGGAGTACGTCCCCACCGCGTTCGACAACTTCACCG tgatggtggtggtggacgGGAAACCGGtgaggctgcagctgtgtgACATGGCCGGACAG GACGAGCTGGAGCGCCTGCGGCCGCTCTGCTATAAGAACGCAGACGTCTTCCTGCTCTGCTACAGCGTGGTACGGCCCTGCTCTTTCCGGAACCTGATTGACAGGTGGGTCCCTGATATCCGGCAGCACTGTCCCGGCGCTCCTCTGGTCCTGGTTGGCACCCAAGTGGACCTGAAGGAGGACGTCCAGGTGCTGATCAACCTGGCGAAGAACCAGGAGCGGCCGGTGGACACCGAGGAGGGCCAGCGGCTCGCCCAGGAGGTCGGGGCGGTGGGCTTTGCGGAGTGCTCCGCGCTCACCCAGAAGAACCTGAAGGATGCGTTTGATTCAGCCATCTTAGCCAGCATCCATCTGACGGACAGCTGCAGCGTCCAGCAGCAGAGGTTGACTCTGAAGAGGAAGACGCCGGACAAAATCAAGAGCCTCTCGGAAACCTGGTGGAGGAAGATCAACTGTCTGATGGGAGAGCAGAACTGTGAATTCAAGTGA
- the dla gene encoding LOW QUALITY PROTEIN: delta-like protein A (The sequence of the model RefSeq protein was modified relative to this genomic sequence to represent the inferred CDS: substituted 1 base at 1 genomic stop codon) translates to MYLFNMGHAILPTLAVMSMLLCQGFCSGVFELKLQEFLNKKGVQGNRNCCKGGLGSSFQQQQCECKTFFRICLKHYQPNASPEPPCTYGGAVTPVLGSNSFQVPDVIPESSFTNPIRINFGFTWPGTFSLIIEALHTDSKDDLSTENPDRVISTMTTQRHLTVGEDWSQDLHTGGKTELKYSYRFVCDEHYYGDGCSVFCRPRDDAFGHFTCGERGEIVCDAGWKGQYCTEPICLPGCDEEHGFCEKPGECKCRVGFKGRYCDECIRYPGCLHGTCQQPWQCNCQEGWGGLFCNQDLNYCTHHKPCMNGATCSNTGQGSYTCSCRPGFTGASCEIQVNECAGNPCRNGGSCTDFENTYTCTCPHGFYGNNCELSAMTCADGPCSNGGRCADNPEGGYFCQCPTGYAGFNCEKKIDHCTSSPCSNGARCVDLVNSYLCQCPEGFTGMNCDHTGDECSMYPCQNGGTCQEGPNGYTCTCPPGYTGRNCSSPISRCEHNPCHNGATCHERNNRYVCACVPGYGGRNCQFLLPEHAAIRGSEVPWMAVGSGVALVLLLLAGCAVLVGFFRSKVQRGGQVETASEGETINNLTNNCHRGDRDLAVSVMPTPGVKNINKKMDLCSSDPDEGSSPGRSSYKSRPPPADYNLVHEVNYEQAAKEAMLEAACEDKCQSLDSFEFEEKRSKRLKWXIINIFHKSTLKLKLWTIKLTCFTFLSCSDASEKKAPEMSACADTKYKSVFVMSEEKDECIIATEV, encoded by the exons atgtatttatttaatatggGGCACGCCATCCTGCCGACTCTCGCCGTCATGTCCATGTTGCTGTGCCAG GGGTTTTGTTCCGGAGTGTTtgagctgaagctgcaggaGTTCCTGAACAAGAAGGGCGTTCAGGGCAACAGGAACTGCTGCAAAGGAGGTCTGGGCTCGtccttccagcagcagcagtgcgaGTGTAAAACCTTCTTCAGGATCTGTCTGAAACACTACCAGCCCAACGCCTCCCCGGAGCCTCCGTGCACCTACGGCGGCGCCGTGACGCCGGTGCTCGGCTCCAACTCCTTCCAGGTGCCGGACGTCATCCCGGAGAGCTCGTTCACCAACCCGATCCGGATCAACTTCGGCTTCACGTGGCCG GGGACCTTCTCTCTGATCATCGAGGCCTTACACACCGACTCCAAAGACGACCTCTCCACAG agAACCCGGACCGGGTCATCAGCACCATGACCACCCAAAGGCATCTGACGGTGGGGGAGGACTGGTCCCAGGACCTGCACACCGGCGGAAAGACCGAGCTCAAGTACTCGTACCGGTTCGTGTGCGACGAGCACTACTACGGGGACGGCTGCTCCGTGTTCTGCCGGCCGAGGGACGACGCCTTCGGCCACTTCACCTGCGGGGAGCGGGGGGAGATCGTGTGTGACGCCGGCTGGAAGGGACAGTACTGCACCGAGC CCATTTGTCTGCCCGGCTGTGACGAGGAACACGGCTTCTGCGAGAAACCTGGAGAGTGCAA GTGCAGAGTTGGATTCAAAGGCCGCTACTGCGACGAGTGCATCCGCTACCCGGGCTGCCTCCACGGGACCTGCCAGCAACCGTGGCAGTGCAACTGTCAGGAGGGCTGGGGGGGGCTCTTCTGCAACCAAG ATCTCAACTACTGCACTCACCACAAGCCCTGCATGAATGGAGCCACTTGTAGCAACACTGGCCAGGGCAGCTACACCTGTTCCTGCAGGCCGGGCTTCACTGGGGCCAGCTGTGAGATCCAGGTCAACGAATGCGCTGGAAACCCCTGTCGCAACGGAGGAAGCTGCACC GATTTTGAAAACACATACACTTGCACTTGCCCTCACGGTTTCTATGGCAACAACTGCGAGCTGAGTGCCATGACGTGTGCAGATGGGCCCTGCTCCAACGGCGGCCGCTGCGCCGACAACCCTGAAGGGGGATACTTCTGCCAGTGTCCCACCGGGTACGCCGGGTTCAACTGTGAGAAGAAGATTGACCACTGCACCTCCAGCCCCTGCTCCAACG GTGCACGCTGCGTGGATCTGGTCAACTCATACCTGTGTCAGTGTCCAGAAGGCTTCACCGGCATGAACTGCGACCACACCGGGGACGAGTGTTCGATGTACCCCTGCCAGAACGGCGGGACGTGCCAGGAAGGTCCGAACGGCTATACCTGCACCTGCCCACCCGGATACACCGGCCGCAACTGCAGTTCGCCGATCAGCCGCTGTGAACACAACCCCTGCCACAATGGGGCCACCTGCCACGAAAGAAACAATCGCTACGTCTGCGCGTGTGTTCCAGGCTATGGCGGCCGAAACTGCCAGTTCCTGTTGCCAGAGCATGCCGCCATCCGTGGCTCAGAGGTGCCCTGGATGGCCGTGGGGTCCGGCGTGGCCCtggtgctcctgctgctggcagGGTGTGCCGTGCTTGTGGGATTTTTCCGATCGAAAGTGCAGCGTGGCGGTCAAGTCGAAACAGCCAGCGAGGGAGAGACAATAAACAACCTTACGAACAACTGTCACCGCGGTGACAGGGACCTGGCGGTCAGCGTGATGCCGACGCCGGGCgtcaaaaacatcaacaagaaGATGGACTTGTGCAGCAGCGACCCTGATGAAGGATCTTCGCCGGGGAGAAGCAGCTACAAGAGCCGCCCCCCGCCTGCAGACTACAACCTCGTACACGAGGTCAACTACGAGCAGGCGGCTAAGGAGGCCATGCTGGAGGCGGCCTGCGAGGACAAGTGCCAGTCCCTGGACTCGTTTGAGTTTGAGGAGAAGCGCAGCAAACGTTTAAAATGGtaaataatcaatattttccaTAAGTCAACACTGAAATTGAAGCTGTGGACGATAAAGCTGAcctgttttacttttctctccTGCAGCGATGCATCAGAAAAGAAAGCCCCAGAAATGTCTGCATGTGCGGACACAAAGtacaaatctgtgtttgtgatgtCGGAGGAGAAGGACGAATGTATAATTGCAACTGAG gtgtaA